The Armatimonadota bacterium genome has a window encoding:
- a CDS encoding phage terminase large subunit, with amino-acid sequence MTTAERSLSDGTTATLSCPPARRTLTVPYRPTTAQRRFHDSRARFRVLVAGRRFGKTKAAVNELIRAAIRQPGSLNWWVAPTFSITRKGWRELFAFLPEEIIANVSRTEVMVELVNGSSIWFKSADNPDSLLSEGLDFVVVDEAARVSEEAWGRALRPALSDKLGRAAFTATPAGKNWLYRLWLRGQDALDTEVESWRFATTDNPYIPRGEIAAARKGMVERYFRQEYLAAFEDDVGAVFPQARRQATGAFEEPGAQEVVIGVDWGKHQDASVFVVLDVARNTVVALDRQLQVDYTLQMGRLGALVERWRPRMMVAEMNSAGDPLVEQLRRDLPCPVEGFLTTAASKRQLIDALALAIERGDITYPDVPELVGELEAFRYELTAAGNVRYAAPSERYHDDCVMALALAWHAAAHTRPPVVRWLGE; translated from the coding sequence ATGACCACGGCGGAGAGATCGTTATCCGATGGGACGACGGCGACGCTATCGTGTCCGCCCGCGCGCCGGACGCTGACCGTCCCGTACCGCCCCACTACAGCGCAGCGGAGGTTTCATGATTCCCGGGCGCGGTTTCGCGTCCTCGTCGCCGGGCGGCGCTTCGGGAAAACGAAGGCCGCGGTGAATGAACTGATCCGCGCCGCCATCCGCCAACCGGGGTCACTCAACTGGTGGGTGGCGCCGACGTTCTCGATCACGCGCAAGGGGTGGCGCGAGTTGTTCGCGTTCCTGCCGGAGGAGATCATCGCCAACGTCTCGCGCACGGAGGTGATGGTGGAGCTGGTCAACGGCTCCAGCATCTGGTTCAAGTCCGCCGACAACCCCGATTCGCTGCTCTCCGAGGGGCTGGATTTCGTGGTGGTGGACGAGGCGGCGCGGGTGAGCGAGGAGGCGTGGGGCCGCGCCCTGCGCCCCGCGTTGAGCGATAAGCTCGGGCGCGCCGCCTTCACGGCGACGCCCGCGGGCAAGAACTGGCTCTACCGACTGTGGCTGCGGGGGCAGGACGCGCTGGACACCGAGGTTGAGAGCTGGCGCTTTGCGACCACCGACAACCCGTACATCCCGCGCGGCGAAATCGCGGCAGCGCGCAAGGGGATGGTGGAGCGATACTTTCGCCAGGAGTACCTGGCGGCGTTCGAGGATGACGTGGGCGCGGTGTTTCCGCAGGCCCGGCGGCAGGCGACGGGCGCGTTTGAGGAGCCTGGCGCGCAGGAAGTGGTAATCGGGGTTGATTGGGGCAAGCACCAGGACGCGAGCGTGTTCGTGGTGTTGGATGTCGCGCGCAACACGGTGGTGGCGCTCGACCGGCAGCTGCAGGTGGATTACACGCTGCAGATGGGGCGGCTGGGGGCGCTGGTCGAGCGCTGGCGGCCGCGGATGATGGTGGCGGAGATGAACTCGGCGGGCGACCCGCTGGTGGAGCAGTTGCGGCGCGATCTGCCGTGCCCGGTGGAGGGGTTCCTGACCACCGCCGCCAGCAAGCGGCAGTTGATTGATGCGCTGGCGCTCGCAATTGAACGGGGAGACATCACTTACCCCGATGTGCCGGAGCTCGTCGGGGAGCTCGAAGCCTTCCGCTACGAGCTGACGGCGGCGGGGAATGTCCGCTATGCCGCGCCCAGCGAGCGCTATCACGATGACTGCGTGATGGCGCTGGCGCTCGCCTGGCACGCGGCGGCGCATACACGGCCGCCGGTGGTGCGGTGGCTGGGGGAGTAG
- a CDS encoding sigma factor-like helix-turn-helix DNA-binding protein → MTRADTKPPAAGTAAAEEAADGLLRETPGVYTARQLREKARRETPVSGLAAAGGEYALDAEDWLTLRRLGALQRRLRLTIFYDRLDDSERRVMIRRLDGARQREIAAELGVSQQRVSRIFARAVVKCRDASALYEGSPLEGEFWWQVREAEKSVYRRPERVWRHQRAPDRALVRSLRGKGGRFLFFVNVEGITAEAQRPQSRKR, encoded by the coding sequence ATGACGCGCGCCGACACGAAGCCCCCGGCGGCGGGCACCGCGGCCGCCGAGGAGGCCGCCGACGGCTTGCTCCGCGAGACCCCAGGGGTCTATACGGCACGCCAGTTGCGCGAGAAGGCGCGGCGCGAGACGCCGGTGAGCGGTCTCGCCGCGGCTGGAGGTGAATACGCGCTCGACGCCGAGGATTGGCTAACGTTGCGCCGGCTGGGGGCGCTGCAGCGGCGCTTGCGCCTGACCATCTTCTACGACCGGCTGGATGACAGCGAGCGGCGAGTGATGATTCGCCGGCTGGATGGGGCGCGCCAGCGCGAGATCGCGGCGGAGTTGGGGGTTTCGCAGCAGCGGGTATCAAGAATCTTCGCGCGGGCGGTTGTAAAATGCCGCGATGCGTCCGCGTTATATGAAGGCAGTCCGCTGGAGGGGGAGTTCTGGTGGCAGGTGCGGGAGGCGGAAAAGTCGGTTTACCGGCGGCCCGAGCGCGTGTGGCGGCACCAGCGGGCGCCGGACCGGGCGCTGGTGCGCAGCCTGCGCGGCAAGGGCGGGAGGTTCCTGTTCTTCGTGAATGTGGAGGGAATCACCGCAGAGGCGCAGAGACCGCAGAGCAGAAAAAGGTAG
- the rpmB gene encoding 50S ribosomal protein L28 — protein MSHRCAVCGKGPLAGNTVARRGKPKQEGGAGSRILKRTKRRQKPNLQSVRAVVNGRSRTMRVCTKCLKAGKVTRP, from the coding sequence ATGTCACATCGCTGTGCCGTTTGCGGCAAGGGACCACTTGCCGGTAACACCGTCGCGCGTCGCGGCAAGCCCAAGCAGGAGGGCGGCGCCGGCTCACGCATCCTCAAGCGGACGAAGCGCCGGCAGAAGCCCAACTTGCAGAGCGTCCGCGCTGTCGTCAACGGGCGCTCTCGCACCATGCGCGTCTGCACCAAGTGCCTCAAGGCCGGCAAGGTCACACGGCCCTAG
- a CDS encoding XRE family transcriptional regulator gives MPLDRNLLGEKLRAAVRAAGLTVVEAASRVPVSPQALHAYFRGTKTPALATVVRLAEVLRVPVGRLLEGQPDSVREEAAQTQIDRALHRARVERAEVRPGIIDLPVLGHIRAGPLSEIEPRDEGVLRLPEAVSENADYALRIAGDSMEPTLREGEYVAVHRQHAAEDGDIVIARVGSELVLKRLRRSPHGITLQSDNPAYAAIPMSPGDLAIEGVVTCSWRPRSALRR, from the coding sequence ATGCCTCTCGACCGCAACTTGCTCGGTGAAAAGCTGCGCGCGGCGGTGCGCGCGGCGGGCCTGACCGTAGTCGAGGCAGCCAGTCGGGTGCCCGTGTCACCCCAGGCCCTGCACGCCTACTTCCGCGGCACCAAGACCCCCGCCTTGGCGACCGTGGTGCGGCTGGCTGAAGTGTTGCGGGTGCCCGTGGGTCGTCTGCTCGAGGGGCAGCCCGACTCCGTGCGCGAGGAAGCCGCCCAAACCCAGATTGACCGCGCCCTGCATCGCGCTCGCGTCGAGCGCGCGGAGGTGCGCCCCGGCATCATTGACCTGCCGGTGCTGGGCCATATCCGCGCCGGCCCCCTGAGCGAAATCGAGCCGCGCGACGAGGGCGTGCTGCGCCTGCCCGAGGCGGTCTCCGAAAACGCCGACTACGCGCTGCGCATCGCCGGCGACTCCATGGAGCCCACCCTGCGCGAGGGCGAGTATGTCGCGGTGCACCGCCAGCATGCGGCGGAGGATGGCGACATCGTCATCGCCCGCGTGGGATCTGAACTGGTGCTCAAGCGCCTGCGCCGCTCCCCCCACGGCATCACTCTCCAATCCGACAACCCCGCCTACGCCGCCATCCCCATGTCCCCGGGCGACCTCGCCATCGAGGGTGTCGTCACCTGCTCCTGGCGCCCCCGCTCCGCCCTGCGCCGGTGA
- a CDS encoding DUF2292 domain-containing protein gives MAKVSPAQRKWLLEMTWEEVELVRALRALKYGRVTAVIQDRRVVRLETMEQRAFST, from the coding sequence ATGGCTAAGGTATCGCCGGCGCAGCGCAAGTGGCTGTTGGAGATGACATGGGAGGAGGTCGAGCTGGTCAGGGCCTTGCGGGCCCTGAAGTACGGTCGCGTGACCGCGGTCATTCAGGATCGTCGGGTGGTGCGATTGGAAACGATGGAGCAGCGGGCCTTTAGCACCTAG
- a CDS encoding YgiT-type zinc finger protein, producing the protein MITEVMRHELDSRLASWLGLRRCPWCEQRTLVIHTAAEPWRTRVERGITVIRGTPWFRCGHCGQDGTLEFLYYIVFPDAPETEEMERFRHLFSGGVWDREESR; encoded by the coding sequence ATGATTACGGAGGTCATGCGGCACGAGTTGGATTCGCGACTGGCGTCGTGGCTGGGGCTGCGGCGTTGCCCGTGGTGCGAGCAGCGGACGCTGGTCATCCACACCGCGGCGGAGCCGTGGCGCACGCGGGTGGAGCGCGGCATCACCGTCATCCGCGGCACGCCGTGGTTTCGCTGCGGCCACTGCGGCCAGGACGGAACGCTGGAGTTCCTCTACTACATCGTTTTCCCCGACGCCCCCGAGACCGAGGAGATGGAGCGCTTCCGGCACCTGTTCTCGGGCGGGGTGTGGGACCGGGAGGAAAGCCGATGA